One Streptomyces sp. NBC_01217 genomic region harbors:
- a CDS encoding NAD(P)/FAD-dependent oxidoreductase: MSTTERPRILVVGGGYVGLYAARRILKKMRYGEATVTVVDPRSYMTYQPFLPEAAAGSISPRHVVVPLRRVLPKAEVLTGRVTTIDQDRKVATVAPLVGEAYELPFDYLVIAMGAVSRTFPIPGLAEQGIGMKGIEEAIGLRNHVLEQLDKADSTTDEDVRRRALTFVFVGGGFAGAETIGEVEDMARDAAKYYTSVKREDMRFILVDAADKILPEVGPKLGTWGREHLESRGVEVFLSTSMDSCVDGHVVLKNGLEVDSNTIVWTAGVKPNPALARFGLPLGPRGHVDTSEKLQVQGTDYIWAAGDNAQVPDLVGRRAGNPNAWCPPNAQHALRQAKVLGDNVISGMRGFPQKEYSHANKGAVAGLGLHKGVAMIVMGKMKIKLKGRLAWYMHRGYHGLAMPTWNRKIRIFADWTLAMFLKREVVSLGAMETPREEFYEAAKPAPAPAAVKAEGEKAKAS, from the coding sequence ATGAGCACCACGGAGCGTCCCAGGATCCTCGTAGTAGGCGGTGGGTACGTAGGCCTGTACGCAGCTCGGCGCATTCTGAAGAAGATGCGCTACGGCGAGGCGACCGTCACGGTCGTCGACCCCCGGTCGTACATGACCTACCAGCCCTTCCTCCCCGAAGCTGCCGCCGGCAGCATCTCGCCCCGGCATGTCGTCGTCCCGCTGCGACGCGTACTGCCGAAGGCCGAGGTGCTCACCGGCCGAGTCACGACCATCGATCAGGACCGCAAGGTCGCCACGGTCGCGCCGCTCGTCGGCGAGGCCTACGAGCTGCCCTTCGACTACCTGGTCATCGCGATGGGCGCGGTCTCCCGCACCTTCCCGATCCCCGGCCTCGCCGAGCAGGGCATCGGCATGAAGGGCATCGAGGAGGCCATCGGCCTGCGCAACCACGTCCTCGAGCAGCTGGACAAGGCCGACTCGACGACCGATGAGGACGTCCGGCGCAGGGCGCTGACGTTCGTCTTCGTGGGCGGCGGGTTCGCCGGTGCGGAGACCATCGGCGAGGTTGAGGACATGGCCCGCGACGCGGCGAAGTACTACACGAGCGTGAAGCGCGAGGACATGCGTTTCATCCTCGTCGACGCCGCCGACAAGATCCTTCCCGAGGTCGGCCCGAAGCTGGGCACCTGGGGCCGGGAGCACCTGGAGTCCCGTGGCGTCGAGGTCTTCCTCTCGACCTCCATGGACTCCTGCGTGGACGGTCACGTCGTGCTGAAGAACGGCCTGGAGGTCGACTCCAACACGATCGTGTGGACGGCCGGTGTGAAGCCGAACCCGGCGCTGGCCCGCTTCGGTCTGCCGCTCGGTCCGCGCGGTCACGTGGACACCTCCGAGAAGCTCCAGGTGCAGGGCACCGACTACATCTGGGCCGCGGGCGACAACGCCCAGGTTCCGGACCTGGTCGGCCGCAGGGCCGGCAACCCGAACGCCTGGTGCCCGCCGAACGCCCAGCACGCGCTGCGTCAGGCCAAGGTCCTCGGCGACAACGTCATCTCCGGCATGCGGGGCTTCCCGCAGAAGGAGTACAGCCACGCCAACAAGGGTGCCGTCGCCGGTCTGGGGCTGCACAAGGGCGTTGCGATGATCGTCATGGGCAAGATGAAGATCAAGCTCAAGGGCCGTCTCGCCTGGTACATGCACCGTGGCTACCACGGTCTGGCCATGCCGACCTGGAACCGTAAGATCCGGATCTTCGCCGACTGGACCCTTGCGATGTTCCTCAAGCGCGAGGTCGTCTCGCTCGGCGCCATGGAGACGCCGCGCGAGGAGTTCTACGAGGCCGCCAAGCCGGCCCCGGCACCGGCCGCCGTCAAGGCCGAGGGCGAGAAGGCGAAGGCCTCCTAG
- a CDS encoding Ppx/GppA phosphatase family protein, which translates to MSRVAAIDCGTNSIRLLVADADPSSGELVELDRRMEIVRLGQGVDRTGRLAPEALERTFAACRQYAEVIKEHGAQKVRFVATSASRDAENRDEFVRGVLDILGVEPEVISGDQEAEFSFTGATKELAGRNHLAKPYLVVDIGGGSTEFVVGDDHVRAARSVDIGCVRMTERHLVHDGVVSDPPTPGQVTAIRADIEAALDLAEESVPLTGAATLVGLAGTVTTVAAIALGLDAYDSEAIHHSRIALGQVQEITGRLLASTHAERAAIGAMHPGRVDVITSGALILLAVMERTGAREIVVSEHDILDGIGWSIA; encoded by the coding sequence ATGAGCCGCGTGGCCGCCATCGACTGCGGTACCAACTCCATCCGTCTGCTCGTCGCCGACGCGGATCCGTCCAGCGGTGAGCTCGTCGAGCTCGATCGCCGGATGGAGATCGTCCGGCTCGGGCAGGGCGTCGACCGCACCGGGCGGCTCGCGCCCGAGGCGTTGGAGCGTACGTTCGCGGCCTGCCGTCAGTACGCGGAGGTGATCAAGGAGCACGGGGCGCAGAAGGTCCGCTTCGTCGCGACCTCCGCCTCCCGCGACGCGGAGAACAGGGACGAGTTCGTCCGCGGCGTGCTGGACATCCTGGGCGTCGAGCCCGAGGTGATCAGCGGCGACCAGGAGGCGGAGTTCTCGTTCACCGGCGCCACCAAGGAGCTCGCGGGCCGCAATCACCTCGCGAAGCCGTATCTCGTCGTGGACATCGGCGGCGGCTCCACCGAGTTCGTCGTCGGCGACGACCATGTGCGGGCCGCGCGCTCCGTGGACATCGGCTGCGTACGGATGACCGAGCGGCACCTCGTGCACGACGGTGTCGTGAGCGATCCCCCGACCCCGGGCCAGGTCACCGCGATCCGCGCCGACATCGAAGCCGCCCTCGATCTCGCCGAGGAGAGCGTCCCCCTCACCGGGGCCGCCACCCTCGTCGGCCTCGCCGGCACGGTCACCACCGTCGCCGCGATCGCCCTGGGACTCGACGCGTACGACTCCGAGGCGATCCACCACTCCCGTATCGCCCTCGGCCAGGTCCAGGAGATCACCGGACGGCTCCTGGCCTCCACCCACGCCGAGCGTGCCGCGATCGGCGCGATGCACCCGGGAAGGGTCGATGTGATCACCTCCGGGGCGCTGATCCTGCTCGCCGTGATGGAGCGGACCGGGGCCCGGGAGATCGTCGTCAGCGAGCACGACATCCTCGACGGAATCGGCTGGTCGATCGCGTAG
- a CDS encoding DUF501 domain-containing protein, translating into METPPPQTESTAPTEADIAAFQQQLGRPPRGLRAIAHRCPCGNPDVVETQPRLEDGTPFPTTYYLTCPRAASAIGTLEANGVMKEMTERLGTDPELAAAYRAAHEDYIARRDAIEVLEGFPSAGGMPDRVKCLHVLVGHSLAAGPGVNPLGDEAIAMLPEWWRKGPCVSPCGAPDEG; encoded by the coding sequence ATGGAAACCCCCCCTCCGCAGACCGAGTCCACCGCGCCCACCGAGGCGGACATCGCCGCGTTCCAGCAGCAGCTGGGCCGCCCGCCGCGCGGGCTGCGCGCGATCGCGCACCGCTGCCCGTGCGGCAACCCGGACGTGGTCGAGACACAGCCCCGGCTGGAGGACGGTACGCCGTTCCCGACGACGTACTACCTGACGTGCCCGCGAGCCGCGTCGGCCATCGGCACGCTGGAGGCGAACGGCGTCATGAAGGAGATGACCGAGCGTCTCGGTACGGACCCCGAGCTGGCCGCCGCGTACCGGGCGGCGCACGAGGACTACATCGCGCGGCGCGATGCCATCGAGGTGCTTGAGGGCTTTCCGAGTGCGGGGGGCATGCCGGACCGCGTGAAGTGCCTGCACGTACTGGTCGGGCACTCGCTGGCCGCGGGGCCCGGGGTGAACCCGCTCGGGGACGAGGCGATCGCGATGCTGCCGGAGTGGTGGCGCAAGGGGCCTTGCGTTTCGCCGTGCGGCGCGCCGGACGAGGGCTGA
- a CDS encoding FtsB family cell division protein, which yields MAAKDRDRFSTATRLRLLGEQTAARVYRSQNRRQARRSRLTGRAAFLALVVCSLVVALAYPMRQYVSQREEIADQERMAREARARTEELRDEKARLQDDAYIRQLARKHLHYLLPGETGYTVIDPDAVKERNGETDESGRPWHSNLWDGVDSADRD from the coding sequence ATGGCCGCGAAGGACCGGGACCGGTTCTCCACCGCGACCCGGCTGCGGCTGCTCGGCGAGCAGACCGCCGCCCGCGTCTACCGGTCGCAGAACCGCCGTCAGGCCCGCCGCTCCCGCCTCACCGGCAGGGCGGCCTTCCTCGCCCTCGTCGTCTGCTCCCTGGTGGTCGCGCTCGCGTACCCGATGCGCCAGTACGTGTCGCAGCGTGAGGAGATCGCCGACCAGGAGCGCATGGCACGGGAGGCCCGGGCCCGCACCGAGGAACTGCGCGACGAGAAGGCGCGCCTCCAGGACGATGCGTACATCAGGCAGCTGGCCCGCAAGCATCTGCACTACCTTCTCCCCGGGGAGACCGGTTACACGGTGATCGACCCCGACGCGGTCAAGGAGCGCAACGGCGAGACGGACGAGTCCGGGCGGCCGTGGCACTCCAACCTCTGGGACGGCGTGGACAGCGCCGACCGCGACTGA
- the eno gene encoding phosphopyruvate hydratase — translation MPSIDVVVAREILDSRGNPTVEVEVGLDDGSTGRAAVPSGASTGAFEAIELRDGDPNRYQGKGVEKAVLAVIEQIGPELVGYDATEQRLIDQAMFDLDATENKGSLGANAILGVSLAVAHAASEASDLPLFRYLGGPNAHLLPVPMMNILNGGSHADSNVDIQEFMIAPIGAESFSEALRWGAEVYHTLKKVLKTKGLSTGLGDEGGFAPNLESNRAALDLILEAIKEAGYAPGKDIALALDVAASEFYKDGKYEFEGKSRSAAEMTEYYEELVSAYPLVSIEDPLYEDDWAGWNVITQKLGAKVQIVGDDLFVTNPERLARGIEEGSANALLVKVNQIGSLTETLDAVELAQRNGFKCMMSHRSGETEDVTIADLAVAVNCGQIKTGAPARSDRVAKYNQLLRIEEILDDAAVYAGRSAFPRFKG, via the coding sequence GTGCCGTCCATCGACGTCGTCGTAGCCCGGGAAATCCTCGACTCCCGCGGAAATCCCACGGTCGAGGTCGAGGTCGGCCTCGACGACGGCAGCACGGGCCGTGCTGCCGTGCCGTCCGGCGCCTCCACCGGTGCGTTCGAGGCCATTGAGCTTCGCGACGGTGACCCCAACCGTTACCAGGGCAAGGGCGTGGAGAAGGCCGTCCTCGCCGTCATCGAGCAGATCGGCCCGGAGCTCGTCGGCTACGACGCGACCGAGCAGCGGCTGATCGACCAGGCGATGTTCGACCTGGACGCCACCGAGAACAAGGGCTCGCTCGGCGCCAACGCCATCCTCGGTGTCTCGCTGGCCGTCGCGCACGCCGCCTCCGAGGCCTCGGACCTGCCGCTGTTCCGCTACCTCGGTGGCCCGAACGCGCACCTGCTGCCCGTCCCGATGATGAACATCCTCAACGGTGGGTCGCACGCCGACTCCAACGTGGACATCCAGGAGTTCATGATCGCCCCGATCGGCGCGGAGTCCTTCTCCGAGGCCCTGCGCTGGGGCGCCGAGGTCTACCACACGCTGAAGAAGGTCCTGAAGACCAAGGGCCTGTCGACCGGTCTCGGCGACGAGGGCGGCTTCGCGCCGAACCTGGAGTCGAACCGCGCCGCCCTCGACCTCATCCTGGAGGCCATCAAGGAGGCCGGCTACGCCCCGGGCAAGGACATCGCGCTCGCGCTCGACGTCGCCGCGTCCGAGTTCTACAAGGACGGCAAGTACGAGTTCGAGGGCAAGTCCCGCTCGGCCGCCGAGATGACCGAGTACTACGAGGAGCTCGTCTCCGCGTACCCGCTGGTCTCCATCGAGGACCCGCTGTACGAGGACGACTGGGCCGGCTGGAACGTCATCACCCAGAAGCTCGGCGCCAAGGTGCAGATCGTCGGCGACGACCTGTTCGTCACCAACCCGGAGCGCCTGGCCCGCGGCATCGAGGAGGGCTCCGCCAACGCCCTGCTCGTCAAGGTCAACCAGATCGGTTCGCTGACCGAGACCCTGGACGCCGTCGAGCTGGCCCAGCGCAACGGCTTCAAGTGCATGATGTCCCACCGCTCCGGTGAGACCGAGGACGTCACCATCGCCGACCTCGCCGTCGCGGTGAACTGCGGCCAGATCAAGACCGGTGCCCCGGCCCGCTCGGACCGCGTCGCCAAGTACAACCAGCTGCTGCGCATCGAGGAGATCCTCGACGACGCCGCGGTGTACGCCGGCCGCTCGGCGTTCCCCCGCTTCAAGGGCTGA
- a CDS encoding transglycosylase family protein, which yields MLFSSKGKHRRPSKAVRFAALAGVAGTTVALPLMGATGASAASVATWDAVAQCESGGNWSINTGNGYYGGLQFSQSSWAAAGGTQYAPRADLATKAQQIATAERLLDMQGPGAWGCAGAGNLTNDGVDPGVDTGSGAAEQESAPAAPKQQAQPKKAERTEAPVASRSDRSAAPKAESEKTVTTPTGEKVKKGDGEYKVVSGDSLSKIAADHKVKGGWQHLFELNKDIVKDADLIYPGQQLHLTK from the coding sequence ATGCTGTTTTCCAGCAAGGGCAAGCACCGCCGCCCGTCCAAGGCCGTCCGTTTCGCCGCGCTCGCCGGTGTCGCCGGTACCACCGTGGCCCTGCCGCTGATGGGCGCGACCGGCGCCTCCGCCGCCTCCGTCGCCACCTGGGACGCCGTCGCCCAGTGCGAGTCCGGTGGCAACTGGTCCATCAACACCGGCAACGGCTACTACGGCGGCCTGCAGTTCTCGCAGTCCAGCTGGGCCGCCGCCGGCGGTACGCAGTACGCCCCCCGCGCCGACCTGGCCACCAAGGCCCAGCAGATCGCCACCGCCGAGCGGCTGCTCGACATGCAGGGCCCGGGCGCCTGGGGCTGTGCGGGTGCGGGCAACCTGACCAACGACGGTGTCGACCCGGGCGTCGACACCGGCTCCGGCGCCGCCGAGCAGGAGAGCGCCCCCGCCGCTCCGAAGCAGCAGGCCCAGCCGAAGAAGGCCGAGCGCACCGAGGCCCCCGTCGCCTCCCGCTCGGACCGCTCCGCCGCCCCGAAGGCCGAGTCGGAGAAGACCGTCACCACCCCGACCGGCGAGAAGGTCAAGAAGGGCGACGGCGAGTACAAGGTCGTCTCCGGCGACTCCCTGAGCAAGATCGCCGCCGACCACAAGGTCAAGGGCGGCTGGCAGCACCTGTTCGAGCTGAACAAGGACATCGTCAAGGACGCCGACCTGATCTACCCGGGTCAGCAGCTGCACCTGACGAAGTAG
- a CDS encoding transglycosylase family protein produces the protein MGSANGRHRRPRQAPAIVVAAGVTGSAIAIPLLGAAGAHAAEATTWDRVAECESGGMWSADLGNGFYGGLQFSQETWKAYGGDSYAPRADLASRSQQIAVAEKVLDDRGPQAWPSCAVISGLAEDGTLPGVDPGSAPSAEPTQSADPADGASSDSASDGKDGSKSSKGSKGSKGSGGADTSAGETDASAKSPATESATPSSEASDSSESSDSSDGVSGKHRGAPAPEGSQGANGGTDRESGRHASRSDSDVRDEGGPAADGTYTVRPGDNLWAIADAQKVHGGWPALYEANKAAVGSDPDLILPGQSLDLDVKAE, from the coding sequence ATGGGCTCCGCGAACGGCAGACACCGTCGCCCTCGTCAGGCACCCGCCATCGTCGTCGCCGCAGGCGTGACCGGATCGGCCATCGCCATCCCGCTGCTCGGCGCGGCCGGTGCGCACGCGGCCGAGGCCACGACCTGGGACCGGGTGGCCGAGTGCGAGAGCGGCGGCATGTGGAGCGCCGACCTCGGCAACGGCTTCTACGGCGGTCTGCAGTTCTCGCAGGAGACCTGGAAGGCTTACGGCGGCGATTCGTACGCCCCGCGTGCCGACCTCGCCAGCCGCTCGCAGCAGATAGCGGTGGCCGAGAAGGTCCTGGACGACCGGGGCCCGCAGGCCTGGCCCAGCTGTGCGGTCATCTCCGGCCTCGCGGAGGACGGGACGCTGCCGGGCGTCGACCCGGGGTCCGCGCCTTCCGCGGAGCCGACGCAGAGCGCGGACCCGGCTGACGGTGCGTCGTCGGACAGCGCATCGGACGGCAAGGACGGCTCCAAGAGCTCGAAGGGCTCCAAGGGCTCCAAGGGCTCGGGCGGTGCCGACACGTCGGCCGGTGAGACCGACGCGTCCGCGAAGTCCCCGGCCACCGAGTCGGCCACGCCGTCCTCCGAAGCGTCCGACTCCTCCGAATCATCCGACTCGTCCGACGGTGTGAGCGGCAAGCACCGCGGCGCGCCGGCCCCCGAGGGCAGTCAGGGCGCGAACGGCGGCACCGACCGCGAGTCGGGCCGCCACGCCTCCCGCAGCGACAGCGACGTGCGCGACGAGGGCGGTCCGGCCGCCGATGGTACGTACACCGTCCGCCCCGGCGACAACCTCTGGGCGATTGCTGATGCACAGAAGGTTCACGGCGGTTGGCCCGCGCTCTATGAGGCCAACAAGGCTGCCGTCGGCTCCGACCCGGACCTCATCCTCCCTGGCCAGAGCCTCGATCTCGACGTGAAGGCCGAGTGA
- a CDS encoding cytochrome P450 family protein encodes MNDSPADAPADAPELFTWEFATDPYPAYAWLREHSPVHRTVLPSGVEAWLVTRYADARQALADTRLSKNPAHHAEPAHAKGKTGIPGERKAELMTHLLNIDPPDHTRLRRLVSKAFTPRRVAEFAPRVQELTDRLIDNFIEEGSADLIHDFAFPLPIYAICDLLGVPREDQDDFRDWAGMMIRHGGGPRGGVARSVKKMRGYLAELIHRKRENPGDDLISGLIRASDHGEHLTENEAAAMAFILLFAGFETTVNLIGNGMYALLRDPAQRERLQRSLDAGETGLLETGIEELLRYDGPVELATWRFATEPMTLGGRGIAAGDPVLVVLAAADRDPERFEDPDTLDLARSDNQHLGYGHGIHYCLGAPLARLEGQTALATLLRRLPDLRLAAEPTDLRWRGGLIMRGLRTLPVEFEPQAAATQGDTLSTL; translated from the coding sequence GTGAACGACAGCCCCGCCGACGCCCCCGCCGACGCCCCTGAACTCTTCACGTGGGAGTTCGCCACCGATCCGTACCCGGCCTACGCCTGGCTGCGCGAGCACAGCCCCGTGCACCGGACCGTGCTGCCCAGCGGCGTCGAGGCCTGGCTCGTGACGCGGTACGCGGACGCCCGGCAGGCGCTCGCCGACACCCGGCTCTCCAAGAACCCGGCGCACCACGCCGAGCCGGCGCACGCCAAGGGGAAGACGGGTATCCCGGGCGAGCGCAAGGCGGAGTTGATGACGCATCTGCTGAACATCGACCCGCCCGACCACACCCGGCTGCGCCGCCTGGTCTCGAAGGCTTTCACCCCGCGCCGGGTCGCCGAGTTCGCGCCGCGCGTGCAGGAGCTGACGGACCGGCTCATCGACAACTTCATCGAGGAGGGAAGCGCGGACCTCATCCACGACTTCGCCTTCCCGCTGCCCATCTACGCGATCTGCGATCTGCTCGGCGTTCCGCGCGAGGACCAGGACGACTTCCGGGACTGGGCGGGCATGATGATCCGCCACGGCGGCGGCCCGCGTGGCGGGGTGGCCAGGTCGGTGAAGAAGATGCGCGGCTATCTCGCCGAGCTGATCCACCGCAAGCGGGAGAACCCCGGCGACGACCTGATCTCGGGGCTGATCCGGGCCAGCGACCACGGCGAGCACCTCACCGAGAACGAGGCCGCCGCGATGGCGTTCATCCTGCTCTTCGCAGGGTTCGAGACCACGGTCAACCTCATCGGCAACGGGATGTACGCCCTGCTGCGCGACCCGGCACAGCGCGAGCGGCTGCAGCGCTCGCTCGACGCGGGGGAGACGGGGCTGCTGGAGACCGGGATCGAGGAACTGCTGCGGTACGACGGGCCGGTGGAGCTGGCGACCTGGCGGTTCGCCACCGAGCCCATGACCCTCGGCGGACGGGGCATCGCGGCCGGCGACCCCGTACTGGTCGTGCTCGCCGCCGCCGACCGCGACCCGGAACGCTTCGAGGACCCCGACACGCTCGACCTCGCACGGAGTGACAATCAGCACCTCGGATACGGGCACGGCATCCACTACTGCCTGGGGGCACCGCTCGCCCGTCTGGAGGGGCAGACCGCGCTCGCCACGCTCCTGAGGCGCCTCCCGGACCTGCGGCTCGCGGCGGAACCTACCGATTTGCGCTGGCGGGGCGGGCTCATCATGCGCGGACTGCGCACGCTGCCCGTGGAGTTCGAGCCCCAGGCCGCCGCGACGCAAGGTGACACTCTGTCAACTCTGTGA
- a CDS encoding nucleoside triphosphate pyrophosphohydrolase, translating to MNAEDPGRIVLLTASHRVAPGLLSWPAWQTLHAADRVLCAEQDHPQLPYLREAGVTVEHVAPTAQELVDACAGGRSVVVLTGGEGNQPLTDGLARLAGSGRVQMPNLELLPGSYDLPGARFLDLVQVMDRIRIECPWTSQKTHKGLAKYAIEEAYELVEAIEDGDRDELREELGDVLLQVVFHARIAEEDENGPFSVDDVAATLVEKLIHRHPHVFGDESAETPQDVHAHWLRTKAIEKQRDSVTDGVPLGQPGLALAAKLAGRVRTAGLDVALPTGDGIGYELLALAVRAEQDGIDPEAALRAAGRAYRDAIRAAETNG from the coding sequence GTGAACGCTGAAGACCCCGGCCGTATCGTCCTGCTCACCGCCAGCCACCGTGTCGCGCCCGGACTCCTGTCCTGGCCCGCATGGCAGACGCTGCACGCCGCCGACCGGGTGCTCTGCGCCGAGCAGGACCATCCGCAGCTGCCGTATCTGCGCGAGGCGGGCGTCACCGTCGAGCACGTGGCGCCCACCGCGCAGGAGCTCGTCGACGCCTGTGCGGGCGGCCGGAGCGTCGTCGTCCTCACCGGCGGCGAGGGCAACCAGCCGCTGACCGACGGGCTGGCCCGCCTTGCCGGATCGGGCCGGGTGCAGATGCCGAACCTGGAGCTGCTGCCCGGATCGTACGATCTGCCCGGCGCCCGGTTCCTCGATCTGGTCCAGGTCATGGACCGGATCCGGATCGAATGTCCCTGGACCTCGCAGAAGACCCACAAGGGCCTCGCCAAGTACGCCATCGAGGAGGCGTACGAACTCGTCGAGGCGATCGAGGACGGCGACCGCGACGAGCTGCGCGAGGAACTCGGGGACGTACTCCTCCAGGTCGTCTTCCACGCCAGGATCGCGGAGGAGGACGAGAACGGGCCGTTCTCCGTCGACGATGTCGCGGCCACCCTCGTCGAGAAGCTGATCCACCGCCATCCGCATGTCTTCGGCGACGAGAGCGCCGAGACCCCGCAGGACGTACACGCGCACTGGCTGCGCACCAAGGCCATCGAGAAGCAGCGCGACTCGGTCACCGACGGAGTCCCGCTCGGCCAGCCCGGGCTCGCGCTCGCGGCGAAACTGGCCGGCCGGGTCCGTACCGCAGGGCTCGATGTGGCGCTTCCGACGGGCGACGGCATCGGTTACGAGCTGCTCGCCCTCGCCGTACGCGCCGAACAGGACGGCATCGACCCCGAGGCCGCACTACGGGCCGCGGGCCGCGCCTACCGGGACGCCATCCGGGCGGCGGAGACCAACGGATAA
- a CDS encoding SurA N-terminal domain-containing protein, with protein sequence MHRRRRTALTVSAALLAGAPLLAACGNQAHPGAAALVGGDRIEVSTLQGQVAAVREAQRESKDATQLIDKSGQLSRAKLHGMIFDRVLDRAAQDAGVTVSRNEIQQMRKAAAAQSGGEAQLRTAMLQQSWVAPAQIDAVLREQVQLTKLAQALGADLQQPEGQKAVGDALSKASKALSIDVNPRYGAWDDKQTQLANYKAPWITQVTKPATTGAEAGA encoded by the coding sequence TTGCACCGCCGCCGTCGCACCGCGCTCACCGTCTCCGCCGCCCTGCTCGCCGGAGCACCGCTCCTGGCCGCCTGCGGCAACCAGGCCCACCCCGGCGCCGCGGCCCTCGTGGGCGGGGACCGCATCGAGGTGTCCACGCTCCAGGGCCAGGTGGCGGCGGTACGCGAGGCCCAGCGCGAATCGAAGGACGCCACCCAGCTCATCGACAAGTCCGGGCAGCTCAGCCGGGCCAAGCTGCACGGCATGATCTTCGACCGGGTCCTGGACCGGGCCGCGCAGGACGCGGGCGTGACCGTCAGCCGCAACGAGATCCAGCAGATGCGGAAGGCGGCGGCCGCCCAGTCCGGGGGAGAGGCGCAGCTGCGGACGGCGATGCTCCAGCAGAGCTGGGTCGCCCCCGCCCAGATCGACGCCGTCCTGCGCGAGCAGGTCCAGCTGACGAAGCTGGCCCAGGCACTCGGCGCCGACCTCCAGCAGCCCGAGGGCCAGAAGGCCGTCGGTGACGCGCTCAGCAAGGCGTCCAAGGCGCTGAGCATCGACGTCAACCCGCGCTACGGGGCGTGGGACGACAAGCAGACCCAGCTGGCCAACTACAAGGCCCCCTGGATCACCCAGGTCACCAAGCCCGCCACGACGGGCGCGGAGGCCGGGGCCTAG
- a CDS encoding GtrA family protein — protein sequence MTVTAQMARFALVGVVNTATYYGCYLVLLTWLPYIAAHVVAFALSMTGSFFLNSYFTYRTRPTWRKFLLFPLTNAANFVITTGGVYLLVDLAGFSSRYAPLVAAAAAIPITFVVSRTIMLRPDSDGDTARAAERVL from the coding sequence ATGACGGTCACAGCGCAGATGGCCCGATTCGCCCTCGTCGGAGTCGTGAACACCGCCACGTACTACGGCTGCTACCTCGTCCTGCTGACCTGGCTGCCGTACATCGCCGCCCATGTGGTCGCCTTCGCGCTGAGCATGACCGGCTCCTTCTTCCTGAACTCGTACTTCACCTACCGGACCCGCCCCACCTGGCGGAAGTTCCTGCTCTTCCCGCTCACCAACGCCGCCAACTTCGTCATCACGACCGGCGGTGTCTATCTGCTGGTCGACCTCGCCGGGTTCAGCAGCCGGTACGCGCCGCTGGTGGCGGCCGCGGCGGCCATCCCGATCACGTTCGTCGTCTCGCGCACGATCATGCTGCGCCCGGACAGCGACGGCGACACGGCCCGGGCGGCCGAACGCGTGCTCTGA
- a CDS encoding glycosyltransferase family 2 protein, translated as MLISLVVPCFNEEEILERFHERVTNEMSRLGHEFQLVYVDDGSADRTLVILQDLAAVDPRARYVSFSRNFGKEAAMLAGLQHAEGDAVVIMDADLQHPPELVGRMLQEHADGYDQVIARRTRKGDRVTRTISARAYYWLINRLVDVELVDGVGDFRLLSRRTVDAVLELTEYNRFSKGLFAWVGFRTATFSYENAVREQGRSAWTFGKLLNYGLDGPLSFNNKPLRAALYLGMLLLSVAFAYAAWIVGVALVEGVDTPGYVTLIVVVTALAGVQMVMVGVIGEYVGRIYYEVKRRPHFLVKATNTEAAPQPIREPREFVRR; from the coding sequence GTGCTGATCTCGCTGGTGGTGCCTTGTTTCAATGAGGAAGAGATCCTCGAACGCTTCCACGAACGCGTCACGAACGAAATGAGCAGGCTGGGACATGAATTCCAGCTGGTGTACGTCGACGACGGCAGCGCGGACCGGACCCTGGTGATCCTCCAGGATCTGGCAGCCGTCGATCCGCGGGCCCGCTATGTCTCCTTCAGCCGCAACTTCGGCAAGGAGGCCGCCATGCTGGCCGGTCTCCAGCACGCCGAGGGCGACGCCGTCGTCATCATGGACGCCGACCTCCAGCACCCGCCGGAGCTCGTGGGCCGCATGCTCCAGGAGCACGCGGACGGCTACGACCAGGTGATCGCACGCCGCACCCGCAAGGGCGACCGCGTCACCCGCACCATCAGCGCCCGCGCCTACTACTGGCTGATCAACCGCCTGGTGGACGTGGAACTGGTCGACGGCGTCGGAGACTTCAGGCTGCTGTCCCGCCGAACCGTCGACGCCGTACTGGAACTCACCGAGTACAACCGGTTCTCCAAGGGCCTTTTCGCATGGGTGGGATTCCGGACGGCGACCTTCAGTTACGAGAATGCCGTCCGCGAACAGGGCCGTTCCGCCTGGACCTTCGGAAAGCTTCTCAATTACGGTCTCGACGGACCTCTCTCCTTCAACAACAAACCGCTGCGCGCCGCGCTCTACCTGGGCATGCTGCTGCTTTCCGTCGCCTTCGCCTATGCCGCGTGGATCGTCGGCGTCGCACTGGTCGAAGGGGTCGACACGCCCGGCTATGTCACGCTGATCGTCGTGGTCACGGCCCTCGCCGGGGTACAGATGGTGATGGTCGGGGTGATCGGCGAGTACGTCGGCCGTATCTACTACGAGGTGAAGCGGCGCCCGCACTTCCTGGTGAAGGCCACGAACACCGAAGCGGCGCCGCAGCCGATACGCGAGCCCCGGGAGTTCGTACGCCGATGA